The following coding sequences are from one Marinilabiliales bacterium window:
- a CDS encoding Na/Pi cotransporter family protein encodes MHYFYVLQNRNRVKRELFLLLFFVILVPAAMPADQAVHYTQSYILEKPYLPGVRGYSGDRQHARAGDYADPVRARVVDRDGNPVVGIPVIFEVVGYPSGGGDYRIDNRMVPTDTGGIAGVNFRLGSSGGEYQLIARIRSADEENVQLYTLFAREPDWLVFLFVGLVGGLALFLLGMEVMSRGMLRSAGDKMRTILSNLTNNRLSAMGLGAFVTMVIQSSSATNVMLVSFVNAGLMKFRQTIGIILGAAVGTTVTAQLIAFKLTDYALVFVALGFALHSFSNREKVSNIGEAVMGFGILFFGMHIMSDAMFPLRSFDPFIQLLLRLENPLLGILVGTLFTALIQSSSAFVGIMIILGTQGLISLEASIPLLFGSNIGTAVTAMIASVKADREARKVALAVTLFKVFGVLLFIWWIKPFASVIETISPGGPAGADEMAVLAEVMPRQIANAHTVYNVFVALLILPFTISLAKFVEWIMPVKKRAELPAFKVNYLDESMLKTPVMALSLAKKETMRMGEVVHEMVTSILAVFIYKNSAAMKVIAQREEKVDFLRDQINAYLLKINRAGTMEERANETFQILYTVKELELIADVVSGPIHKKADYWIASGYNFSPEGKAELEEYHQKTCRQLKRALEVFRELDMEKAAEMKKKYKEYRMMSFEMARLHYERMQQEAEDTLMSSKTHLELMAMLRNINSHATNIARILLQWHDHTPDD; translated from the coding sequence ATGCATTATTTTTACGTATTGCAAAATCGCAACCGGGTGAAAAGGGAACTTTTTCTGCTCCTGTTTTTTGTAATTCTTGTACCGGCAGCCATGCCGGCAGATCAGGCCGTGCATTACACCCAGTCCTATATTCTTGAAAAACCATATTTGCCGGGGGTCCGGGGCTACTCGGGAGACCGCCAGCATGCGAGGGCCGGCGATTATGCTGATCCCGTGAGGGCCAGGGTAGTTGACCGGGATGGGAACCCGGTGGTCGGTATACCGGTAATTTTCGAGGTGGTGGGCTATCCTTCGGGAGGAGGCGACTACAGGATCGACAACAGGATGGTCCCTACCGATACCGGCGGGATAGCAGGGGTGAACTTCAGGCTGGGTTCTTCAGGGGGTGAATATCAGCTTATTGCCCGGATAAGGTCGGCCGACGAAGAGAACGTACAGCTCTATACTTTGTTTGCGAGAGAACCGGATTGGCTGGTGTTTCTCTTCGTGGGACTTGTCGGGGGACTCGCCCTGTTCCTCCTTGGAATGGAGGTGATGAGCAGGGGTATGCTGCGGTCGGCAGGCGACAAGATGAGGACTATTCTGAGCAACCTCACCAACAACAGGTTATCGGCGATGGGACTGGGTGCCTTCGTCACCATGGTTATACAGAGCAGCAGTGCGACCAATGTGATGCTGGTAAGCTTTGTCAACGCCGGATTGATGAAGTTCAGGCAGACAATAGGTATCATACTGGGTGCTGCGGTCGGCACTACGGTCACTGCCCAGCTCATTGCATTCAAACTTACCGACTATGCCCTGGTGTTTGTTGCGCTGGGCTTCGCATTACACTCTTTTTCAAACCGCGAAAAAGTCAGTAATATCGGTGAGGCCGTTATGGGGTTCGGCATCCTCTTTTTCGGAATGCATATCATGTCTGATGCCATGTTCCCCCTGCGAAGCTTCGACCCCTTCATCCAGCTCCTGCTGAGACTGGAGAACCCGCTTCTCGGCATACTGGTCGGGACCCTGTTTACTGCACTTATTCAGAGCAGCTCAGCCTTTGTGGGGATTATGATAATATTGGGGACCCAGGGGCTGATAAGTCTGGAGGCATCCATACCGCTGCTTTTCGGATCGAACATAGGTACGGCCGTCACGGCGATGATCGCTTCGGTCAAGGCTGACCGGGAGGCCAGAAAGGTGGCCCTTGCAGTAACCCTGTTCAAGGTATTCGGGGTTCTGCTTTTTATCTGGTGGATCAAACCTTTCGCTTCGGTTATTGAAACCATATCTCCTGGAGGGCCTGCAGGGGCAGACGAGATGGCCGTGCTGGCCGAGGTCATGCCAAGACAGATTGCAAATGCACATACCGTTTACAATGTGTTCGTGGCACTGCTGATTCTCCCCTTTACAATCAGCCTTGCAAAGTTCGTTGAGTGGATCATGCCCGTGAAAAAGAGAGCAGAGCTGCCGGCATTCAAGGTCAACTACCTGGATGAGAGCATGCTGAAAACACCTGTAATGGCTCTCAGCCTGGCCAAGAAAGAGACAATGAGAATGGGCGAAGTGGTGCATGAGATGGTCACCTCCATATTGGCTGTATTTATTTACAAGAATTCGGCTGCCATGAAGGTTATCGCTCAGCGCGAGGAGAAGGTTGACTTCCTGCGCGACCAGATAAATGCCTACCTGCTGAAAATTAACCGTGCCGGAACAATGGAGGAGAGGGCAAACGAAACCTTCCAGATACTTTATACCGTCAAGGAGCTTGAACTGATAGCCGACGTGGTGTCGGGTCCGATACACAAGAAGGCTGATTACTGGATAGCATCAGGCTACAACTTCAGTCCCGAAGGCAAGGCTGAGCTTGAGGAGTATCACCAGAAGACCTGCCGGCAGTTAAAAAGGGCCCTGGAGGTGTTCAGGGAGCTTGATATGGAGAAGGCCGCCGAGATGAAGAAAAAGTACAAGGAGTACAGGATGATGTCATTTGAAATGGCAAGGCTGCACTATGAAAGGATGCAGCAGGAGGCCGAGGATACGCTCATGAGCTCCAAAACCCACCTGGAACTGATGGCTATGCTTCGCAATATCAACAGCCACGCCACCAATATAGCAAGGATCCTGCTTCAATGGCATGACCACACACCTGATGATTAA
- a CDS encoding polyphosphate kinase 2 family protein has product MFDIGKIIAKPGAAIRLKDYDTAYTGEFESPKQAKKMLRRDIKRTATLQDMLYAYSRHSILIIFQAMDAAGKDGTIKHVMSGINPQGCQVFSFKSPSSEELSHDYLWRTTKRMPERGRIGIFNRSYYEEVLITRVHPEFLLKQNIPGIYSVDDITPEFWENRYTHINNFEKQQHDSGTIILKFFLHLSKDEQKARFLSRINNKKKNWKFTINDIRERQKWNLYQEAFEKAINKTSTPWAPWYIIPADNKWFMRTVVCDILADALENMNLKYPEVGPEARKNLREAKELLLNEE; this is encoded by the coding sequence ATGTTCGACATCGGAAAGATCATCGCAAAACCAGGCGCCGCCATCAGGCTGAAAGATTACGATACCGCCTACACGGGCGAGTTTGAGTCCCCGAAACAGGCAAAGAAGATGCTCAGACGCGACATAAAAAGGACTGCCACATTGCAGGACATGCTTTACGCATACAGCCGCCATTCGATCCTGATCATCTTCCAGGCCATGGACGCTGCAGGCAAGGACGGCACCATCAAGCACGTCATGTCGGGCATCAACCCGCAGGGCTGCCAGGTATTCAGCTTCAAGTCCCCTTCATCCGAAGAGCTTTCGCATGATTATCTGTGGCGCACCACCAAGAGGATGCCTGAAAGGGGCCGAATCGGGATCTTCAACCGTTCCTATTACGAGGAGGTGCTGATAACCAGGGTGCACCCGGAGTTCCTGCTGAAACAGAACATTCCCGGCATCTACAGTGTTGACGATATCACGCCCGAATTCTGGGAGAACCGCTACACCCACATAAACAATTTTGAGAAGCAGCAGCATGACAGTGGCACCATCATCCTTAAGTTCTTCCTGCACCTTTCAAAAGATGAGCAGAAGGCACGGTTCCTGTCGCGCATCAACAACAAGAAGAAGAACTGGAAGTTCACGATAAACGATATCAGGGAGAGGCAGAAATGGAATCTTTACCAGGAGGCATTCGAGAAAGCCATAAACAAAACCTCCACGCCCTGGGCTCCCTGGTACATCATACCGGCCGACAACAAGTGGTTCATGCGCACCGTGGTATGCGACATACTGGCCGATGCCCTTGAAAACATGAACCTGAAGTATCCCGAAGTCGGTCCGGAGGCAAGAAAAAACCTCAGGGAGGCGAAAGAGCTGCTGCTGAACGAAGAGTAG
- a CDS encoding HAD family hydrolase produces MENGRIKNILWDWNGTLLNDMELCIDCMNSLLDERSLPRLSPELYREVFSFPIRDYLLEIGFDFSKEPFEVPADRFVVLYNQRYPEARLFEDAAGTLEHFSRLGMSQFILSAQEHGLLERLLDYYEIRHYFEDITGTADNYAYSKLEAGKNLIDRHKLDPGETVMIGDTTHDHQVADALGVPTLLLAQGHQSKGRLRATGSPVLDDFDAIKKYLENHNGSIN; encoded by the coding sequence ATGGAAAACGGAAGGATAAAGAATATTTTATGGGATTGGAACGGCACCCTTCTCAACGACATGGAACTTTGTATCGACTGCATGAACAGCCTTCTTGATGAGCGTTCCCTGCCACGGCTTTCGCCGGAACTCTACAGGGAGGTGTTCTCCTTTCCAATAAGGGATTACCTTCTTGAGATAGGTTTTGACTTTTCAAAGGAGCCCTTTGAGGTACCCGCCGACCGGTTTGTTGTACTTTACAACCAGCGCTATCCGGAGGCGCGCCTCTTTGAAGACGCAGCAGGCACACTTGAGCACTTCAGCCGGCTGGGAATGAGTCAATTTATCCTCTCGGCGCAGGAACACGGATTACTTGAAAGATTGCTTGATTACTATGAAATAAGGCATTATTTTGAAGATATTACCGGCACAGCCGACAATTATGCATACTCCAAACTTGAAGCCGGGAAAAACCTGATTGACCGCCATAAGCTGGATCCCGGCGAGACGGTAATGATAGGCGACACTACTCACGACCACCAGGTGGCAGATGCACTGGGCGTACCAACCCTGCTCCTGGCGCAGGGGCACCAGAGCAAGGGACGCCTCAGGGCAACAGGTTCACCTGTGCTGGACGATTTCGATGCCATCAAAAAGTACCTGGAAAACCACAACGGCAGCATCAACTGA
- the gldA gene encoding gliding motility-associated ABC transporter ATP-binding subunit GldA, with translation MPVEVKNVVKIYGSQRALDDVTFNIKKGEVLGFLGPNGAGKSTMMRIITGIIPADSGNVSVNGINVMEDSLKVRERIGYLPENNPLYPDMYVREYLQFVTRLYKLPGKSRRVEELIGMTGLGEEQHKKIGALSKGYRQRVGLAQALANDPDVLILDEPTGGLDPNQIVEIRNLIAEAGKEKTVMLSTHIMQEVEAICDRIIIIKNGKIVADDTRENISAMSSIKKISVSVEFDRDVDPDELTRIPGAGKVIKVNGNRWIIESIGDEDIRAGVFGFAVQKNIVVLSMHREERNLESIFRELTG, from the coding sequence ATGCCAGTTGAGGTAAAAAATGTGGTTAAGATTTACGGCAGTCAGCGTGCCCTCGACGATGTCACCTTTAATATAAAAAAAGGAGAGGTTCTTGGTTTCCTTGGACCGAACGGGGCCGGGAAATCAACCATGATGCGTATAATTACCGGCATCATTCCAGCCGATTCAGGCAATGTGTCGGTTAACGGCATCAATGTGATGGAAGATTCCCTGAAGGTCAGGGAAAGGATCGGGTACCTCCCCGAAAATAATCCTCTCTACCCTGATATGTATGTCAGGGAATACCTTCAGTTTGTAACCCGGCTATACAAGCTGCCGGGAAAGTCACGGCGGGTGGAAGAGCTGATAGGAATGACCGGACTGGGGGAGGAGCAGCACAAGAAGATCGGGGCCCTTTCAAAGGGTTACAGGCAGAGAGTGGGACTGGCACAGGCCCTGGCCAATGACCCCGACGTGCTGATCCTTGATGAGCCGACCGGGGGACTTGATCCGAACCAGATTGTTGAGATAAGAAACCTGATAGCCGAAGCAGGTAAGGAGAAGACCGTCATGCTTTCAACCCACATTATGCAGGAGGTTGAAGCCATTTGCGACAGGATAATAATTATCAAGAACGGAAAGATTGTGGCCGATGATACCAGGGAGAACATTTCGGCGATGAGCAGCATCAAAAAGATATCGGTTTCGGTCGAGTTTGACCGCGATGTCGACCCCGACGAGCTTACCAGGATTCCTGGCGCCGGCAAGGTGATCAAAGTAAACGGCAACAGGTGGATCATTGAAAGCATTGGCGATGAGGATATCAGGGCAGGGGTGTTCGGCTTTGCCGTTCAGAAAAATATCGTTGTGCTTTCCATGCACCGGGAAGAGAGAAACCTTGAAAGTATCTTCAGGGAGCTGACCGGCTAG
- a CDS encoding DUF3352 domain-containing protein, with product MTMIKRILLATLIITSIALIIGVWIFFRGTALTGGDPIRAVAPDAAVVIRTSDFPSFADALEKGSDMWSALEKITGNQWILTGVRYLDSLIGANPDAAELARDRKLLLSMHPSGRDRYQPVFYTSVSGMREVSELKELAGSLLDGRAMTGERLYNRVRIYDVTMYGDRHSGNFSWAVTEGIFIFSFSPVLLENAIDQVAVGDKIFDDDYFMKVYSSTGRNVAANIFVNLRNLPRYLSTWSGGEIRNSLLLGGTLGDWAELDLHLRADGMLMNGFSRACREGDSYLDLFKGQSPVTTGALQVIPGNASAFLALGMSDVNLFHENLRRWNGNNGRQERLSRLEEEFRTTAGTGFFPLFQSFMEGEVVMVMTGWESPGTEGESFLMVRTRSSSLAGEALGRVLDHHAGQQGRRRDDYREVYRVDSETSFDIFRFPFTQTGELLSGKAFGTAQTLWYTFVGNYLVFGESVNGLSEFIHANVLNQTLSADRRFRDFSGYLMSQSNMWFYTDLPRSAGLLTWLLREDVAGNIADDPLPVRKFQALSAQFSADNDMLYNNISLRYSPVVTEEPHTEWQTLLDTVIDFKPHLLVNHNTGENEIFVQDERNNIYLINRAGRILWKRPLPGRILGNVYQIDLYKNNRLQMLFNTSEQIFLVDRNGNDVGRYPVRLPSPATNGISVFDYEGNRDYRIFVACEDRTVVVRSGDGNIIPGWNFGRTEHNVYHEIQHIRSGGRDYIVFADRHRVYILDRRGNIRLRPDKVFPVSGHNNIVFEGRTPASEPRITITDTLGLVWHIGLEGTTEVVKLGEYSSGHFFDFQDVNANGKKDYIFIDGNRLDVYGNDGLPIFSHEFPSEITHVPAYYHFSARDRKIGVVSQSDGQIFLFNANGEIYNGFPLRGSSLFTIGFFQTGQGNFNLIVGSDDNFLYNYTVY from the coding sequence ATGACGATGATAAAAAGAATTCTTCTTGCTACCCTTATTATTACTTCCATTGCGCTTATCATAGGGGTTTGGATATTTTTTCGGGGGACTGCATTAACGGGCGGGGATCCTATCAGGGCAGTTGCTCCGGATGCTGCTGTGGTGATACGAACTTCTGATTTTCCCTCATTTGCAGATGCTCTTGAGAAAGGGAGCGATATGTGGTCAGCTCTGGAAAAGATAACCGGCAACCAATGGATCCTGACGGGTGTGAGGTACCTTGATTCTCTGATCGGCGCCAACCCTGACGCTGCAGAGCTTGCCAGGGACCGGAAATTGCTGCTCTCAATGCATCCATCGGGAAGGGACCGCTACCAGCCGGTATTTTATACTTCGGTGTCGGGAATGAGAGAAGTGTCTGAACTGAAAGAGCTTGCCGGATCCCTGCTTGATGGCCGGGCCATGACAGGCGAACGGCTGTACAACCGTGTAAGGATCTATGATGTTACGATGTACGGTGATCGCCATTCTGGTAATTTCTCCTGGGCCGTTACCGAAGGTATTTTTATTTTCAGCTTCTCTCCTGTGCTTTTGGAAAATGCAATAGACCAGGTTGCAGTGGGCGACAAGATCTTCGATGACGATTATTTCATGAAAGTATATTCTTCAACAGGCAGGAACGTTGCTGCCAATATCTTTGTCAACCTTCGTAACCTGCCCAGGTATTTATCCACATGGAGCGGCGGAGAAATAAGGAATTCGCTGTTGCTTGGCGGGACCCTGGGTGACTGGGCTGAACTGGACCTGCACCTGCGTGCTGACGGGATGCTGATGAACGGGTTTTCAAGGGCATGCAGGGAAGGGGATAGTTATCTTGATCTGTTTAAGGGCCAGTCACCTGTAACTACTGGTGCTCTGCAGGTAATACCGGGTAATGCTTCGGCCTTCCTGGCCCTGGGAATGAGCGATGTGAATCTGTTTCATGAAAATCTGCGCAGATGGAATGGGAATAACGGCAGGCAGGAACGCCTGAGTAGACTGGAGGAAGAGTTCAGAACTACCGCCGGAACCGGATTCTTCCCGTTATTCCAGTCATTTATGGAAGGGGAGGTTGTAATGGTTATGACCGGCTGGGAATCGCCGGGAACGGAGGGGGAATCATTCCTGATGGTACGGACAAGAAGCAGTTCACTGGCCGGGGAGGCTCTTGGCAGGGTTCTTGATCATCATGCAGGTCAGCAGGGAAGAAGAAGGGATGACTATCGTGAGGTTTACAGGGTGGATAGTGAAACGTCATTCGACATTTTCAGGTTTCCATTTACACAGACCGGCGAGCTGCTGTCAGGCAAGGCTTTTGGAACGGCCCAAACATTGTGGTACACATTTGTGGGCAACTACCTGGTCTTTGGTGAGTCGGTAAACGGCCTTTCGGAGTTCATACATGCCAACGTGCTTAACCAGACCCTGAGTGCCGACAGGCGTTTCAGGGATTTCTCGGGGTACCTGATGTCGCAGAGCAATATGTGGTTCTATACCGATCTGCCAAGATCGGCCGGACTGCTAACCTGGTTACTGAGAGAGGATGTTGCCGGGAATATTGCAGATGATCCTTTACCGGTAAGGAAGTTCCAGGCGTTATCGGCTCAGTTCAGCGCCGACAACGATATGCTGTACAATAATATCTCGCTCAGATACTCCCCGGTGGTGACAGAGGAGCCACACACAGAATGGCAGACCCTGCTTGATACGGTTATTGATTTCAAGCCTCACCTGCTGGTAAATCATAATACAGGGGAGAACGAGATATTCGTCCAGGATGAGAGGAACAACATTTACCTGATAAACCGCGCCGGTCGCATTTTGTGGAAAAGGCCGCTGCCCGGAAGGATATTGGGTAATGTATACCAGATTGACCTTTACAAAAACAACCGGCTGCAGATGCTGTTCAATACGAGCGAGCAGATATTCCTGGTCGACCGTAACGGTAATGATGTGGGCAGATACCCTGTCCGTCTTCCGTCGCCGGCCACCAACGGTATATCGGTTTTTGACTATGAGGGAAACAGGGACTACCGGATATTTGTTGCCTGTGAGGACCGCACTGTTGTAGTCCGTTCCGGTGACGGGAACATTATCCCTGGCTGGAACTTCGGAAGGACCGAGCACAATGTCTATCATGAGATACAACATATAAGGTCGGGTGGAAGAGACTATATAGTATTTGCTGACAGGCACCGGGTTTACATTCTTGACCGCAGGGGTAACATCAGGCTAAGGCCCGACAAAGTGTTTCCCGTTTCAGGGCATAACAACATAGTGTTTGAGGGAAGAACACCGGCTTCCGAGCCCCGGATCACAATAACCGACACCCTGGGGCTGGTATGGCATATTGGTCTTGAGGGGACAACCGAGGTGGTGAAACTGGGAGAGTATTCTTCAGGACATTTTTTTGATTTCCAGGATGTGAATGCAAACGGGAAGAAGGACTATATCTTTATTGATGGTAACCGTCTGGATGTATATGGTAATGACGGACTGCCGATCTTCAGTCATGAGTTCCCGTCTGAAATAACTCATGTGCCGGCCTATTACCACTTTTCAGCAAGGGACAGGAAAATCGGAGTTGTCTCACAAAGCGATGGGCAGATATTCCTTTTTAACGCGAATGGTGAAATCTACAACGGGTTCCCCCTCCGTGGCAGCTCATTGTTTACGATTGGTTTCTTTCAAACCGGACAGGGCAATTTCAACCTGATTGTCGGTTCTGACGATAACTTCCTTTACAACTACACTGTATACTGA
- a CDS encoding ketoacyl-ACP synthase III — protein sequence MNTIITGTGSYIPSVRISNSEFTRQTFFEKDKSRIDSPGEIVVDKFRDITGIAERRWVKEGQSNSDISAIAGREAIKSAGIDPETLDYIIVAHNFGDVLQNTIQSDTLPCLAARVKQMLGIRNPSCVAYDIIFGCPGWVQGVIHADSFIRTGLAKRILIIGAETLSRVVDKYDRDTMIFSDGAGAAVVEGVKSDQRKGFLASAAVSNTIEEAYYLYLGESNAPDSNPNVRYIKMHGRKIYEYSISNVPHAMKAALDKTDIPIGEVKKILLHQANEKMDQAIVQRFYRLYGIRPDVAQVMPMNIHELGNSSVATVPTLYDMIMKGSLKDHEINPGDVVIFASVGAGMHINAIVYRH from the coding sequence TTGAACACGATAATAACGGGCACAGGAAGCTACATACCCTCAGTGAGGATATCCAATTCAGAATTTACCCGCCAGACCTTCTTTGAAAAAGACAAGAGCAGGATTGACAGTCCCGGAGAGATTGTGGTGGACAAGTTCAGGGATATCACAGGTATTGCAGAGCGAAGGTGGGTCAAGGAGGGTCAGAGCAACTCCGACATTTCAGCCATCGCAGGACGTGAAGCAATTAAGAGTGCGGGCATAGATCCTGAAACACTCGATTATATAATCGTTGCCCACAATTTTGGCGATGTACTCCAGAACACTATCCAGTCCGATACCCTGCCCTGCCTTGCAGCCAGGGTAAAACAGATGCTCGGTATCAGGAACCCCTCATGCGTAGCTTATGACATCATTTTTGGCTGTCCCGGGTGGGTACAGGGTGTGATCCATGCCGATTCGTTCATACGCACCGGACTCGCAAAGAGAATTCTGATCATAGGGGCTGAAACACTATCAAGGGTAGTGGACAAGTACGACCGCGATACAATGATATTTTCCGACGGAGCCGGCGCCGCAGTGGTTGAGGGAGTGAAGTCAGACCAGAGAAAAGGATTTCTGGCCTCTGCTGCCGTATCCAATACCATTGAAGAGGCCTACTACCTGTACCTGGGAGAATCAAACGCACCCGACAGTAACCCGAATGTCCGTTATATCAAGATGCACGGGAGAAAGATATATGAATACTCTATTTCAAACGTGCCACACGCCATGAAGGCGGCCCTTGACAAGACAGACATACCAATTGGCGAAGTTAAGAAGATATTGCTTCACCAGGCAAATGAGAAGATGGACCAGGCAATAGTTCAGCGGTTCTACAGGTTATACGGTATAAGGCCCGATGTGGCGCAGGTCATGCCGATGAACATTCACGAGCTGGGCAACAGCTCTGTGGCCACCGTCCCAACACTCTACGATATGATAATGAAGGGCAGCCTCAAGGATCACGAGATAAACCCCGGCGACGTGGTCATATTTGCCTCGGTAGGAGCCGGCATGCACATTAACGCTATAGTCTACAGGCATTAG
- a CDS encoding universal stress protein — protein MEKEKVAKELLVTYDFTPVSENALAHALRISKYTDCPITIIHVIEDGSGFEGRKEEAEGKLATLCDDFYKKNGVKINYHVLGGTIFNAIGKYATECSARMVIMGTHGVKGMQKLTGSHALRVIVKSKVPFLVVQDKPSEKHRFTDIVFPIDFKAETREKLYWAIYMGKYFNSKVHLFKPPITDKAIAKKVNTNLNFAARYLIQNNIEYEIHVAKKAGNFSKETIAFAQEINADLIVITTTKSVNMTDFVMGLPEQEIIANSARIPVMAVNPRVGISTVHSVMY, from the coding sequence ATGGAAAAGGAAAAAGTTGCAAAGGAACTACTGGTTACCTATGACTTCACTCCCGTATCTGAAAATGCACTCGCACATGCGCTGCGTATTTCAAAATACACCGATTGCCCCATAACGATCATCCACGTTATTGAGGACGGATCAGGTTTTGAAGGCCGCAAGGAGGAAGCTGAGGGCAAGCTTGCTACGCTGTGTGATGATTTTTACAAGAAGAATGGTGTTAAGATCAATTATCATGTTCTGGGAGGCACAATATTTAATGCCATTGGCAAGTATGCCACCGAGTGTTCAGCCCGGATGGTGATAATGGGTACCCACGGAGTCAAGGGAATGCAGAAACTGACAGGAAGCCATGCACTGAGGGTGATTGTCAAAAGTAAGGTGCCCTTCCTGGTGGTGCAGGATAAACCTTCTGAAAAGCACAGGTTTACCGACATCGTATTTCCCATCGACTTTAAGGCTGAAACCAGGGAAAAACTTTACTGGGCAATCTATATGGGAAAGTATTTCAATTCGAAGGTACACCTGTTCAAGCCGCCGATAACTGATAAGGCAATTGCAAAGAAGGTGAACACAAACCTGAACTTTGCAGCAAGGTACCTTATACAGAACAATATTGAATATGAGATTCACGTGGCCAAAAAGGCGGGTAACTTTTCGAAGGAGACCATCGCTTTTGCCCAGGAGATAAATGCCGACCTGATAGTGATAACCACTACAAAGTCGGTGAATATGACGGACTTTGTCATGGGCCTGCCTGAGCAGGAGATAATAGCCAACAGTGCGCGTATACCTGTCATGGCGGTTAATCCGCGCGTTGGGATATCAACGGTGCATTCTGTGATGTACTGA
- a CDS encoding methionine adenosyltransferase, translating into MAYLFTSESVSEGHPDKIADQISDALLDEFLRYDPESKVACETLVTTGLIVCSGEVKTEGYVDIQRVARDTVRDIGYTSSEYKFEAESCGIVSCIHEQSPDISQGVERENDENQGAGDQGMMFGYAVKEMENYMPLPIQLSHMLMKHLAAIRKEGAHMTYLRPDSKAQVTVEYDENDVARRLDTLVISTQHDPFGGKDSEMQDRIAGDIRKILIPRVLTSKTVPQNIRDLFDDGFRLLVNPTGKFVIGGPHGDTGLTGRKIIVDTYGGRGAHGGGAFSGKDASKVDRSAAYAARHIAKNLVAAGIAGEILVQVAYAIGVAEPVGLFVNSYGTARKGISDEEIARKVTELFDLRPAAIIKRYGLKNPVFSKTARYGHFGRTPHTCEVEVYYQDGETYSKVIDGVRRNYKMVEMFGWEKTDEVEKIRKAFGMKG; encoded by the coding sequence ATGGCTTATTTATTTACTTCTGAATCGGTGTCGGAGGGTCACCCCGACAAGATTGCCGACCAGATATCAGATGCACTTCTTGATGAGTTCCTTAGATACGATCCCGAATCAAAGGTTGCCTGTGAGACGCTGGTGACGACCGGACTGATAGTGTGCAGCGGCGAGGTAAAAACCGAGGGTTACGTAGATATCCAGAGAGTGGCCCGCGATACGGTTCGCGATATAGGGTACACCAGTTCTGAATACAAGTTCGAGGCTGAATCGTGCGGGATAGTATCCTGCATTCATGAACAGAGTCCCGACATCAGCCAGGGTGTGGAGCGGGAAAACGATGAAAACCAGGGCGCCGGCGACCAGGGTATGATGTTCGGCTATGCCGTTAAGGAGATGGAGAACTACATGCCTCTGCCTATACAGTTGTCGCACATGCTGATGAAGCACCTGGCTGCCATACGTAAGGAAGGGGCCCACATGACATACCTGAGGCCCGACTCCAAGGCCCAGGTTACGGTCGAGTATGATGAAAATGACGTTGCACGCAGGCTGGATACGCTTGTTATTTCTACCCAGCATGACCCTTTCGGGGGAAAGGACTCAGAAATGCAGGACCGGATAGCCGGTGATATCAGGAAGATACTTATTCCAAGGGTACTCACATCGAAGACCGTGCCTCAGAATATCAGGGATCTGTTCGACGACGGCTTCAGGCTCCTGGTCAATCCCACGGGCAAGTTCGTCATTGGCGGGCCACATGGTGATACGGGACTGACTGGCAGGAAGATCATTGTCGACACCTACGGTGGGCGAGGCGCGCATGGCGGAGGTGCCTTTTCCGGGAAGGATGCATCGAAGGTGGATCGCTCGGCAGCCTACGCTGCCAGGCATATAGCCAAGAACCTGGTAGCTGCGGGTATTGCCGGAGAGATACTGGTGCAGGTGGCCTATGCCATTGGAGTGGCTGAGCCGGTTGGGCTGTTTGTAAATTCATACGGGACTGCCCGTAAGGGTATAAGTGATGAGGAGATAGCCCGGAAAGTTACAGAGCTTTTTGACCTGCGCCCCGCTGCAATAATAAAGCGTTACGGACTGAAGAACCCCGTGTTCTCAAAAACTGCCAGGTACGGACATTTCGGTCGTACACCGCATACCTGCGAGGTGGAGGTATATTACCAGGATGGGGAGACATATTCGAAGGTGATTGACGGCGTCAGGCGCAACTACAAGATGGTCGAAATGTTCGGCTGGGAGAAAACCGACGAGGTCGAAAAGATCAGGAAGGCGTTCGGAATGAAGGGATAA